Genomic DNA from Danio rerio strain Tuebingen ecotype United States chromosome 22, GRCz12tu, whole genome shotgun sequence:
TCCCACTGTATTGTGGAATAGCTATGTAAGAACCAATATGCTGGCAGGAATAaactagaccaggggttcccaaactttttagcctgcgacccccaaaagaACAATGCTCACGACCCCCAATTTTTTTCAATGtatatcagtgctgtaaatgtgccagaaagattaacctggtgttataaaatcaatctgctgcatccgacgctattgctgtgtctttaatttaatgtaattatcacaggggtcgcaatccaatagaactagtaactataagctactattgTAACTAAATacagtagtatatagtaactataaacaactattttttttccttttcagtaggttatggataaaatatggtcattcttatggtttaataaaaagatttttggaaatcaccatgTGACCCcctccttcattgtcccgcgacatCTCGGGGgggtcccaacccccactttgagaactgAACTAGACCATGATTGTGGTTTTGTGGACTCCTGCTTGGTAGAAACATCAAAGTATAAAGGTGTGAAATAAAAAATCCAGTCAGTCATTGCAAAAGGAGTCTGTTCTACTGGGAATTTCAGATGACAGCTAAAAAGTTCCTTACACAGATTTCACTTATTTTCAAGTAAAATCAAGTAGCGTTCAGTGGAGCAACCTTCCAACTGAGCaattttattttgacaataaTGTTTTCAGAACAAATGATTCCCCATAAGCTACCATCACATAAGCTAACAGATATATTGTTGTTCTGTAGGAACTTGCAGCTCTTCGCGCTCAAATGACTTCCAGCAGTGTAAATGTAGAGGTTGACGCTGCACCTCAGCAAGACCTGGCCCGCATCATGGAGGAGATGCGACAGCAGTATGAAGGCATCACAGAGAAAAACAAGCGTGAAATGGAGGCCTGGTACAAGGGCAAAGTAAGTATTTCTACAGTACATCAATGGCTAAACCATACAAAGTCAGCTAAATGCTAACCTCAAACTCTTTCTTCACAGTTCGACGAACTAAACAAGCAAGTATCCACCCAACAAGAAGACCTCTCAATGTCACGTAATGAAATCAACGAACTCGGGAGAACATTGCAGGCTCTGGAGATCGAACTACAGTCACAGCTTAGCCTGGTAAAAGTTCttagcattatgtaaataataataattaaaaaactaatttcttCTACCACTAGGGGGAGCATCATTTAATATAATTCTCAAATTTAATAGGCAGCCCTAGTATTGCTGACTGAAAAACTTTCTTGCAATTTTCTCTGAACAGAAATCAGCTCTGGAGGGCACACTGGGAGAGACAGAGTCACGGTACAGCATTCAGCTCAACCAACTGCAGGCTGTCATTAATAGTCTGGAGCAGGAGCTCACTCAGATGCGCATGGACATCGAAAGACAGGCCAGCGAATACAAACTGCTGCTGGACATCAAGACCAGACTAGAGATGGAGATCGCAGAGTACAGGAGACTTCTGGATGGAGAGGATATTCAGTAAGATCAgttttacaaacaaataaaacaaatgattgtAGAATTGTACACATATATTTAACTACTATTTCCCTTTTTTTGTTTACAGGAGACAGACTGTCAAAGTAGTCGAGGTTGTAGCTCCCCCCCAAGCGtaagtatttttttgcaaattttacaAACACCAAAATAGAATTTATAAATGTGACATAAATTAACTTACTTTTTTGTCCTCTCCAGCTGATCCTGTTGTGACCAAGCGCGTTCACACAGTAATCGAAGAGGTGGTTGATGGTAAAGGGGTCTCTCGCACAGAAAATGTCGACGTCGAGGTCATGAAGAAGTAAAAATGGTGCCAAATGACATCCACAAAGTCGTCATGAATTTTACCCCAAACAGCTGATTAAATTATCATTGTTCAACACCTCATGTGAAAAGCTAAGACAAATAAAAAGACGCTGCgaaatcaaatgtatttgttCTTTCATTCTTCCAAGTCAATATTTGTCACTTACAACACTGAAATTGAGTTTGAGCTGTATTACATTTGATTTGACGC
This window encodes:
- the krt96 gene encoding keratin 96 isoform X1, whose amino-acid sequence is MISLASQDNARIILQIDNANLSAEDFRVKYENELALRLSVEADIAGLRKVLDDLTMTRSDLEMQIEGLKEELVYLKKNHAEELAALRAQMTSSSVNVEVDAAPQQDLARIMEEMRQQYEGITEKNKREMEAWYKGKFDELNKQVSTQQEDLSMSRNEINELGRTLQALEIELQSQLSLKSALEGTLGETESRYSIQLNQLQAVINSLEQELTQMRMDIERQASEYKLLLDIKTRLEMEIAEYRRLLDGEDIQRQTVKVVEVVAPPQA